The Arachis ipaensis cultivar K30076 chromosome B10, Araip1.1, whole genome shotgun sequence DNA window ttgtgatttttatttattattttaatttttttcaatgaaGGGAGGGGCAAAATGGGAGAAAAAGAATTGTATTTTTTCTGTTTGAAGGACAAAAAATACCCAACAGGTGAAAGGACAAATAGAGCCACTGGCGCTGGGTACTGGAAGGCCACAGGGAAAGACAGAGAGATATACAATGCAAAAGCAAAAGCACTTATTGGGATGAAGAAAACACTTGTTTTCTACAAAGGAAGAGCTCCAAATGGTGAAAAGACAAATTGGGTCATGCATGAATATAGGTTGGAAGGCGATAATAAACCTTCTATATACAATCTACCCAAAGAAACCAAGGTAATTAGAGTTCAATCAGTATGCATCAGCCAtgtcagaaaaaaaaattatattgtcatttaatttgatgcatgtattTATAACTTTTGAATTAGTAATACATTAATCTCTTTGGATGGAGTAGTTATTTTTGTCGATATAACCGTATTTGTACATAAAAAGTATGAATACACGTGTTGTATATATGTGACatttaaccaaaaaataaaataaaaaactataaaAGTACATTTTTAGTATGAATAATATTAAGTCATTAACTTTTTTTAGCTAACAacagttaattttttaaaattattttatttattttaaatttcagactttaaatcataaattttttatttttaattataaattataaatttaaatatataaaatatatattaaaaataatttaaataacacatgtatttatatataaaatatatgaaaACTTTTCGTGTATACATATCCGGATACCTATATATTCATGCAACTTTCGTTCAATTTTACACTATTAATTTTATACATAATGCATATGTATGGCTTATTTTTGAGATAGTTAATAATTGAGTTAACATTTATATATACTGATATAGTAATACATAACTGAAtatctatataaaataaaatatttaacattaacaattcatgcaaattaatttgatttgaatttagtATTTGTTAACATGgttccttttctatttttattttttcatttcagAAAGAGTGGGCTTTGTGCAGAGTTCTAcacaaaagtgaaaagaaagtAATGCATGTTCCACAACCACAGGGATTGGTTGAGTTCAGCTCCTATGAAAATAAGGAACTTCCCCAATTAATGGATTCTTCACAAGTAACATTCTTTTCATCAGACCCAAATAATCAAAGTGAGGATCCAAATCCAATCACAcgtgatgatgataataataatgatgacatCATATTTGATAGCATTGAAACTCCTTTCTTGGAACAACAACCACCTTATTCTTCATCCTATGATTCTTCAGATTTAGACACCCTTAACCCTGCCACATGGGATATTTCCGAAAATGCCCCTACAAGTAATGCGTCTAAGGAGACGGACTTTGATGCTGACATGTTCTCTTTGATGTACAACAATAGAGAAGTGTTCCAAACATCATTTGAGAATCAGGAATATTATGCATATGATTCTGTAGGACATGTGGACAATGGTTCCCTATGGAATTTTTAGAGAATTAGGATTATGATTAGAATTGGTTTAATTTTTCTAATAATTTCAACTTATTAAGGTTAACTCAGTTGATTAGGATAACATAGTTTAGCTTCCTTCTTCTGTCTTTAGATCTTGGGCTTGAACCCATttgtaataaaaagaaaaaaaatatatatatattaactgATAGTTGTTTGCAAAGCAAAAATTTGCTACGTCTTTAGTTAAAGTTACAAAATCGACGGTaaagtcttttttatttttttgctaagGCAGGTATTGTAGTGCCAAAGCTatttgcatatatatattttcttgtcTTACATAAAATACACACTCATACACACACTACTataggttttatattttcctttctGAGTTTAACTCGGAATTCGAACCTGGTGCAACTTTCTTGGCAGCCAGCAAATCTTCCACTATATCATTGCCTTAGCTGCATATATATGgtctttactctttttttttttcgttaaaATGGATTAGACAACATCTAATCTTAGATATTACAATATTATAATACTCACACATACTACACACTTATACACATAATACCAAGAATTCTCATTTACTATTGACTTCAGCCAAATCTCAATACTAGGTGCACCTATTATAAGACAGAACTTTACTACTAAACCAATGCCTTGCATGCAGGTCTTTAGTTAGACTTTTTTTTCGTCTTGTCTTTAGTTAGAGTTTGGTTGctgataaaaaagagaaagatGGTGGACATAAACTTGGGCCATTTATGAGCCCATTTTCTAGAATAATAGAAATTAGTCCAGAACTACTTTGACAAAAAACAAAGTCATAGTTTGACCAAAAACGATAATACATAACAAGACTCTGACAAAAATGATAATGACAAACCAAACTGGGTTGGTTTAGTGGTTCACTACAAGAGACATGGAGATTTGCAACGGTTTTTTTCGTAATTAGCGGTGATTTTAAACTGCCGCAAAAACCAATTCCAACGGTTGAACGAACTGTCTTGGTTAATGGCGCGAGCAATTGTTTTCGCGGCGGTTTCTAGCAACCGCTGATATAACCGCCATTGTTTCTATATTTTGCGGCAGATAATTTGGCGGCGGTTCAAAAACACTGCGATATGATATGAGACTATTAGCATTGACCATATGTTTACCAGCGGATGAATAACCGCCGCTATTTGAAGCGTTTTTGCCATTTTTTGCAGCGGTTTCCAATGTGCCGCAATTGTTGCACTGTAATTTTAAACTtgttttctgtgattttaaaACCACAGCTGATTTTAGTACAAAGTGTcgcaaaaaatttgaattttgatttaaaaatcacACCTGTTCTTTTAATATATTATAGGTATATTTTTTTGcactttttgaatttttttaatacaaaataatTCCAATCCTAATATCTATTTTTCGTTCTGTCCTTTCAAAAAATTCATCCCTGCAGCGATATCTAGTAGCAACTCCTCACCGTGCCGTTGAATTACATCTATTTTAAAACAATCTTCTGCTGTCATTCTCACTATTAATCATGAAATTTACATTGAGATCAAAAGGTTGATGAAAAAATGAAACGAAGGTAATcaagaacaagaaaaaaaaaagataatagaaCATGAGAGAAGCAAGCTCTCCTAACATTTTCGTTTCTACTTACTTCCTTGCCACAACTTCTCAATCCTTTGCCCCTGTACAATTGAACCAGATACACTCTACATTCTCCAAAATGGTGTTTTGCAACAATCCTGTTGATGATATGAAGAAATGTTTCAGACATAAACTTGTGCTTGTAAAATATCTAACAAACTCAGCAAATTTGAGTGAAGCTGTTCTTGGTGACCACGATGACCACCTGTTCTTGGTGAAGCTCAATACCTATATAACAGAaaatatatagtatatacatTTGATTTTCAATAAATACTGTCCTAAATATTTAATAGGAGCGATGTTCTGGTCTGAATGAGTAATCTAAGATACTTAAGAGTTTCAAGTTTATAATCCTATGGATCAATAGTGCAACGACATTGAGCGAGCAAGGAAACTAGATAACATAGAtgctaattaataattaatagaagTGATACAACTTTTACTTACCAGTGTCCTTAAAAGCTTGATGATGTGCTAAAGCTTGAGCATCTTTCACGTTTCCTATAATCTCCAGATCAATAGCTTGATGATGTGCTAAAGTTGTGGTAGCAATTTCGCAGAATGATGCCGCTTTATTTTCTTAGTATGCTCCATGCCTAGTTGATTTTGTATTGGTAAGGATGCTTTTTTAAGAGGCTTGAAATTTTAAGGGAGAGTTCACAAAAACTTCTTTCGCTTTGCAATCGTCTCCAAAAGGGTTTTCTTCTTTTGTTCTAGTTTTTCATGAAGTTTACAGAGCTTTTTGCGCtgataaaaaaaattgtgaaataagaatttataatcgCATATATTGCCCTCCAGTGAAAATGctaagaaagaaaatgagagaaGAACTTTTCAAATTTGAGATATTACAGCTAGATGCTTATTATATGAGTAACCTTAAATATCTGTAGCTTAAATGCCATATATATGTTACTCTCTGTCATGTTCAACATAAATTCCAAATGCATCAATGACTACCTCCTAATCAAGAAACTCTGATCAAATTCTTGATTTCAATAAACAAAGCAAATGGCAAAGAAGCCAAAATCTAAAGTAGTTAAGTAAATCAGTAATATATTGAAGTGTGAAAGTTAAATATTCtatcatgattttccttattagcatcataacaaaattttaaaaacaaaacaaCATCAAAGTGAGCTAGTAACTTTTTGAGAATATCCTCCCGTTGTCACCTGGGATAGCTCAAATTGAGCATTTTAAGCATCAGATCATGAGTACTATGATTTGACAAAATAGAGCCCTTGGCTTCTTCAAGCGCATCATAAAAAAACTCTTCATCAGACACAAATTCAATATAAGGATATTTTGATGTTAATTCTTTGCAAGCCTTTATTACTTCAACATAATAACTCTTCTCATGCATTAGATTGTGAAGCTACAGGGTTGTAGATTCCGAAGACACCTTTGCATTTTCAGTTTCGCTTCTAACACGTTCTTCCTCAACCAGTATAGAACGATTTATCTGTGATATAAAACATGAATATTATTCATGATAGCACATAATGACATTATTTGATCCATATAGTTGACTCACTACAAGATCTAAAATGTTTTCAATTCCTAGTCAATATCTAGTGGTGAACTATGCCATAAACTTTCTGAAAATATCCTAGAAGCTGTCGATTGACCCGTTCGGGAGAGTGTTAAACCATTTGATCGCTAGGTGTAACATTCTACCACACAAAGTTTTACGTCAAGGACATAAATCAAAGGTGGTGAGACGCTATGAtctctaaaagtaaaaatacatacatatataacaaGGATAATATAGTTAGGAGTCTTGAAGGAAAAAGGGTAAGATCAAAACGAAACCGAAAATGCGTCGCTCGCAAAAAATGTTAAGATAGAAGGCTTATACAGAAAACTAAatgacatacatatatatagagtTCCAACGGATAAGTAAAATCACGCTCTAAACTCGACCTGCAAAGCTAAGGTCATAAATCAACAAAACCTAAAGTAATATCTCTTTCCCCTTCAAGTTTACCTACTACGGTACCGGCGTGAATATGATCTCCACCAGACAAACGTAACGCTTTAGCTAGTACACGAAAGTGCATACCATGATTCTTCTGTCTATCGATAACTGCGTGCATTGCACGATGGATATGACTCTAAACTCGACCTGCGAAGTTAAGGCCAGCTagagtatatatatacacacatataCAATCCCAAAACATTACTCAAACTACAATATAAACTCTTGTTTCTCCATAAGTAATCTCTAAGAGGGCAAAATTACAAAATACAAGGTGCGAAGAACAACTATGAACACACATGTATACAAATACAACTAGAACGATAAACCCAAATATAGTTCTTCGCTTCTTGAAAGTCTCCAGACGCTTAATGAGGTGCCTCCAAACCTGCATCTGAGAAACAACAATagatgtatggaatgagaaccggagattcttagcatggtaaaggtgcccgtaTAGTTAACATAAAAAGTCCCAGAAAAGGCATAGGCAATCCTAGAAATTGACACTCAGAAATAAATTTAAGAAAGTATTCTAAACCATAAAttaggtaagttatctaaggtGTTCAAGTTTTAAATCCATCTTTAACCTAATACTTCACTTTCTGTCTCCTCCAACCCTCCGAAACACAAATGGAACTAACCTCAACGTCACCTCCGCCAGCATGAAAGATCTCTATGTTGCAAACACATACAATTTAGACAAAGAAAATACAAATaaaggtagcagttacagcagaTAGGACAAGTAGCAATTAATTACCGTTAAACAATTAGGCAAGACAAAACAAAGTATACTCAAACAAATCACATAAATgcgcatgatgcatgtctatcctatAGCCGATGAGTCTTATCTGTCGATTAtaaagccaaacccgacatgtccgataGCTAACCTTGGACAAAACACCAAACACAGAGCAAGTGAGATCAATCCGCATCCCTTGTATCTTACCTGCGTACCAAGAGTAGGGGACAACCTCACTCTTGCCTCTTACCCAGGTGGTGTTACAGTTCTTGACCTGGAGCAAGCGACAACAGAACTCAACCCTTGCCTCTTACTCGAAGTCTCGAACTCTAATCCGAAGCAAGTGGATaataccactgcatcttacccggagtcTCAACATATATCCGGAGCGAGTGAACAA harbors:
- the LOC107622073 gene encoding NAC domain-containing protein 92-like isoform X2, whose product is MNTKIELPPGFRFHPTDEELITHYLSQKVVGSCFYATAIIGEADFNKWRGKMGEKELYFFCLKDKKYPTGERTNRATGAGYWKATGKDREIYNAKAKALIGMKKTLVFYKGRAPNGEKTNWVMHEYRLEGDNKPSIYNLPKETKKEWALCRVLHKSEKKVMHVPQPQGLVEFSSYENKELPQLMDSSQVTFFSSDPNNQSEDPNPITRDDDNNNDDIIFDSIETPFLEQQPPYSSSYDSSDLDTLNPATWDISENAPTSNASKETDFDADMFSLMYNNREVFQTSFENQEYYAYDSVGHVDNGSLWNF
- the LOC107622073 gene encoding NAC domain-containing protein 92-like isoform X1, giving the protein MNTKIELPPGFRFHPTDEELITHYLSQKVVGSCFYATAIIGEADFNKCEPWDLPWRGKMGEKELYFFCLKDKKYPTGERTNRATGAGYWKATGKDREIYNAKAKALIGMKKTLVFYKGRAPNGEKTNWVMHEYRLEGDNKPSIYNLPKETKKEWALCRVLHKSEKKVMHVPQPQGLVEFSSYENKELPQLMDSSQVTFFSSDPNNQSEDPNPITRDDDNNNDDIIFDSIETPFLEQQPPYSSSYDSSDLDTLNPATWDISENAPTSNASKETDFDADMFSLMYNNREVFQTSFENQEYYAYDSVGHVDNGSLWNF
- the LOC107622073 gene encoding NAC domain-containing protein 100-like isoform X3 — protein: MGEKELYFFCLKDKKYPTGERTNRATGAGYWKATGKDREIYNAKAKALIGMKKTLVFYKGRAPNGEKTNWVMHEYRLEGDNKPSIYNLPKETKKEWALCRVLHKSEKKVMHVPQPQGLVEFSSYENKELPQLMDSSQVTFFSSDPNNQSEDPNPITRDDDNNNDDIIFDSIETPFLEQQPPYSSSYDSSDLDTLNPATWDISENAPTSNASKETDFDADMFSLMYNNREVFQTSFENQEYYAYDSVGHVDNGSLWNF